A genomic region of Pseudopipra pipra isolate bDixPip1 chromosome W, bDixPip1.hap1, whole genome shotgun sequence contains the following coding sequences:
- the LOC135404667 gene encoding zinc finger protein ZFP2-like, whose amino-acid sequence MAPAAGQPRWRRRPAGAGVGGMSLAFPVGRRQIPCLSFLLPAPGPELRTESPEDKSPRETLVGEAVLKGSPAQEGSGEEKGRRSPRRRGSKAIPGCSEEERASLCREGGWSLRGSSDLVVPEQPPSREKLFKCLECGKSFTHSSSLIRHQQIHTGEWPYSCGECGKSFRNSSNLIQHQHIHTGERPYTCGECGKSFSRSSTLSTHNRIHTGKRPYACGECGKGFWHNSGLHIHQLIHTGERPYKCLECGKGFQSSSTLLMHQRTHTDERPFCCTDCGKGFKQNSHLVTHRHIHTGERPYKCGECGKSFTQNSTLTQHQRTHQRGSKAIPGCSEEERASLCWEGGQSLRESSDMVVPEQPPIREKPFRCLECGMSFSRSSHLLRHQHIHRGEWPYPCGECGKRFRSNSNLIRHQRIHSGERPYTCGECGKSFSQRSNLLTHQLMHTGERPYKCLECGKRFQTSSNLLLHQRTHTDERPFRCTDCGKGFNRNSHLVRHRRIHTGERPYKCLECGKSFTQSSNLTSHQWTHR is encoded by the exons atggccccggctgcaggacaaccccgctggcgccgccgtcctgccggggccggagttggggggatgtccttggccttccctgtgggccggaggcaaatcccctgcctgtccttcttgcttcctgccccaggccccgagctgaggacggagagcccggaggacaaatccccccgtgagaccctggtgggagaggccgttttgaagggctccccggcgcaggaaggcagcggggaggaaaagggccggagatccccccgcaggaggggctccaaagccatcccagggtgctctgaggaggaaagagccagcctgtgccgggaaggcggctggagcttgagggggagctctgacctggtggtccctgagcagcctcccagcagggagaagctgttcaagtgcttggaatgtgggaagagcttcacccacagCTCTAGCCTAATCCGCCACCAGCaaatccacactggggaatggccctactcatgtggggaatgtgggaaaagcttcaggaacagctccaacctgatccagcaccagcacatccacactggggaacggccctacacatgtggagaatgtgggaagagcttcagccggagCTCCACCCTCTCCACCCACaaccgcatccacactgggAAACGGCCCTATgcgtgtggggaatgtgggaagggcttctGGCACAACTCCGGCCTCCACatccaccagctcatccacaccggggaacgaccgtacaagtgcttggaatgtgggaaggggtttcAGAGCAGCTCCACTCTCCTCatgcaccagcggacgcacacggatgagaggcccttctgctgcaccgactgcgggaagggcttcaagcagaactcccacctcgtcacccaccggcacatccacaccggggagaggccctacaagtgtggggagtgtgggaagagctttaccCAGAACTCTACCTTGACccaacaccaacggacccacca gaggggctccaaagccatcccagggtgctctgaggaggaaagagccagcctgtgctgggaaggcggACAGAGCTTGAGGGAGAGCTCTGAcatggtggtccctgagcaacctcccatcagggagaagcccttcaggtgcttggaatgtggtATGAGCTTCAGccggagctcccacctgctccgacaccagcacatccacagggGAGAGTGGCCCTAcccatgtggggaatgtgggaagcgCTTCAGGAGCAACTccaacctgatccgacaccagcgcatccacagtggggaacggccgtacacgtgtggggaatgtgggaagagcttcagtcagagatccaacctcctcacccaccagctcatgcacactggagaacggccctacaagtgcttggaatgtgggaagaggtttcagaccagctcaaatctcctcctgcaccagcggacgcacacggatgagaggcccttccgctgcaccgactgcgggaagggcttcaaccggaactctcacctcgtcaggcaccggcgcatccacaccggggagaggccctacaagtgcttggaatgtgggaagagcttcacccagagctctaacttgacctcacaccaatggacccaccggtaa